A part of Cryptococcus decagattii chromosome 2, complete sequence genomic DNA contains:
- a CDS encoding argininosuccinate lyase produces the protein MASEKDFTKRKLWGGRFTGSTDPLMHEFNQSLKYDKRMYAADVKGSIAFSKALLKAGIMNEHEQQEITRGLKIVESEWAENKFVIQPDDEDIHTANERRLSEIIGKDIGGKLHTGRSRNDQVATDMRIWLMEETTRVEGYLKDLLNVMVSRAEKEVDAILPGYTHLQRAQPVRWSHFLLSHAQSFLSDLERLRQLYPRISVLPLGSAALAGNPYSLDRELLRQELGFESIGENSMHAVADRDFIVEWLQWASLTQVHMSRMAEDLIIYSSAEFGFVQLSDAYSTGSSIMPQKKNPDSLELLRGKAGRTFGQMAGFMMSLKGVPSTYNKDLQEDKEPLFDAVDTVSAALRIAEGALATMSINPEKMAAALTMDMLATDIADYLVRKGVPFRETHHISGRSVALAEKTNCQISDLTMEQWKELDERFDETVMEVFDFETSVEKRNAIGGPARNMIARQVEVARQRIGK, from the exons ATGGCCAGCGAGAAGGATTTCACAAAACGAAAGCTCTGGGG TGGCCGATTCACCGGCTCTACCGACCCTTT GATGCACGAGTTCAATCAGTCATTAAAGTATGACAAGCGCATGTATGCGGCGGATGTGAAGGGCTCTATTGCCTTCTCCAAAGCTTTGCTTAAAGCTGGCATCATGAATGAGCACGAGCAACAAGAGATTACTAGGGGTTTGAAGATCGTCGAATCTGAATGGGCTGAGAACAAG TTTGTCATCCAACCCGACGATGAAGACATCCACACTGCCAATGAGCGAAGGCTCAGCGAAATTATTGGAAAGGATATTGGTGGTAAGCTGCATACCGGTCGAAGCAGGAACGATCAAGTGGCTACCGACATGCGAATCTGGCTT ATGGAGGAGACCACCAGAGTTGAGGGTTACTTGAAGGACCTCCTGAATGTCATGGTCTCTCGAGCTGAAAAGGAAGTCGACGCTATCCTCCCTGGTTACACTCATCTTCAGCGCGCCCAGCCTGTCAGATGGTcccacttccttctttctcatgCGCAGTCCTTCCTTAGTGACCTTGAGCGTCTCCGTCAGCTGTACCCCCGTATCTCCGTCCTTCCCCTCGGCTCAGCTGCTTTGGCGGGAAACCCTTACTCCCTTGACAGAGAGCTGTTAAGGCAGGAACTCGGTTTTGAGAGCATTGGAGAGAACTCTATGCACGCGGTTGCCGATAGGGACTTTATCGTAGAATGGTTGCAATGGGCTAGTTTGACTCAAGTGCACATGAGCAGGATGGCCGAAGACTTGATTATTTATTCTAGCGCCGAGTTTGGCTTTGTCCAGCTCAGCGATGCTTACAG CACTGGCTCCTCTATTATGCcccagaagaagaacccTGACTCCCTTGAACTTCTCCGAGGCAAGGCCGGTCGAACATTTGGTCAAATGGCTGGTTTCATGATGTCCCTCAAGGGCGTCCCCTCCACCTACAACAAGGATTTGCAAGAAGATAAGGAGCCCTTGTTTGATGCAGTTGACACCGTCTCTGCTGCGTTGAGGATTGCCGAAGGCGCGCTTGCTACCATGTCT ATCAATCCTGAGAAGATGGCTGCTGCCCTTACCATGGACATGCTTGCCACTGATATCGCGGATTACCTCGTCCGTAAGGGTGTCCCCTTCCGTGAGACTCACCACATCTCTGGCCGTTCGGTCGCCCTCGCGGAGAAGACCAACTGCCAGATTTCAGACTTGACCATGGAGCAGTGGAAGGAATTGGACGAGAGGTTTGACGAGACTGTCATGGAGGTCTTTGACTTCGAGACGAGTGTGGAGAAAAGGAACGCCATTGGTGGTCCCGCCAGAAACATGATTGCTAGGCAGGTTGAGGTGGCCAGGCAGAGGATTGGCAAATAG
- a CDS encoding amino-acid acetyltransferase, mitochondrial, translating into MKPPIYLRIALRRSFTRTPRLTHVVCHIRQRHHESKILQEIKDEDNAFILSILQASPSARDSRSYLSSFAPPQPTVQPANITTAGPDASPTEGAQPPAENPLVNALLNPILRRPALVKIQGPFTDAQLESICRGMAHLQKLGLVSVIVVDRDDLPSTESSDRYEAQRQRAIVRHEVERVVHFLSRHRAAARPVFSTVARIADPEVEPKEAQNGVFVEEEGLDHVRRAVGEGEIPVLLPVALDSNCRSRRIPANRVLLALASAMSAHTSSPVDLTPRRLLVINREGGIPSYARQGLPHLYINLASEFSYINRTFQPQWNDSHPTALSNLSLANGCLAHMPREASALIVSHRSPAALIANLITNKPAHSASLPHALLVESEGRITRDTPTLIRKGLPVRVLRSMEEVDQDKLTHLLETSFKRTLDREGFYNRLKNDLDFVIVIGDYAGAAVCTLEGKPISDSFAYPPNHPEPICYLDKFAVHPSHQGDGTVDFLWVALRDETYGLGQLDASNPSIGSLRGVGRGRDLVWRSRSDNPVNKWYYERSSGFVKTRDEKWKVFWCDAEQRLGEIWREREFGGGRLVRVVEKEERGRVKWWEEVIGAIPSAWSV; encoded by the exons ATGAAGCCCCCGATCTACCTTCGAATCGCATTGCGGCGCAGCTTCACGCGCACGCCTCGGCTCACCCATGTCGTATGT CACATTCGGCAACGGCACCACGAATCCAAAATCCTACAGGAGATCAAAGATGAAGATAAT GCATTCATCTTGTCAATCTTGcaagcttctccttcagcCAGAGACTCTCGGTCCTATCTGTCTTCGTTTGCCCCTCCTCAGCCAACAGTGCAGCCTGCCAATATTACTACTGCAGGCCCTGATGCCAGCCCAACAGAGGGTGCCCAACCTCCTGCCGAGAATCCTCTTGTCAATGCCCTTCTCAATCCCATCCTTCGTCGACCTGCTCTTGTCAAAATTCAAGGCCCTTTCACGGACGCCCAACTTGAATCCATATGCCGCGGCATGGCCCATCTTCAAAAGTTAGGACTGGTCTCCGTCATTGTCGTTGACCGTGATGACCTACCGTCTACGGAATCTTCTGATCGATACGAAGCACAGAGACAACGAGCGATAGTCAGGCATGAAGTCGAAAGGGTTGTGCATTTTCTCTCAAGGCATAGGGCAGCGGCCAGACCAGTCTTCTCGACCGTTGCAAGGATTGCAGACCCTGAGGTGGAGCCAAAAGAGGCACAAAATGGTGTAtttgttgaagaggaaggactCGATCACGTCAGGAGGGCAGTGGGTGAGGGCGAAATTCCCGTATTATTGCCCGTCGCCCTCGACTCTAATTGTCGTTCCCGGAGGATTCCAGCCAATAGAGTGCTTTTAGCTCTTGCTTCTGCAATGTCAGCACATACTTCTAGCCCAGTGGATCTCACTCCGAGGAGGCTACTGGTCATCAACCGTGAAGGCGGTATCCCTTCTTATGCTCGACAAGGTCTGCCACACTTATATATCAATCTTGCATCCGAGTTTTCCTATATCAACCGTACATTCCAACCCCAATGGAATGATTCACATCCTACTGCACTATCCAACCTCTCTCTCGCCAATGGCTGCTTAGCCCACATGCCTCGCGAAGCATCCGCTCTGATTGTCTCCCATCGATCTCCCGCAGCCTTGATTGCCAATTTAATCACCAACAAACCAGCCCATTCTGCTTCTTTGCCTCATGCCCTGCTTGTCGAGTCTGAAGGCCGTATTACTCGTGATACGCCAACACTCATTCGTAAAGGTCTTCCTGTTCGCGTGTTGCGCAGCATGGAAGAAGTCGACCAAGATAAGCTCACACATCTGCTTGAAACATCATTCAAACGTACACTCGATCGCGAAGGGTTCTACAACCGTCTAAAGAATGACCTGGACTTTGTGATTGTGATTGGAGATTACGCGGGTGCGGCGGTTTGTACTCTTGAAGGCAAACCCATTTCTGATTCATTCGCTTACCCCCCAAACCACCCCGAACCTATATGCTACCTTGACAAATTTGCCGTTCATCCTTCACATCAAGGCGACGGTACGGTTGATTTCTTGTGGGTCGCTCTCCGTGATGAGACGTACGGTCTTGGTCAGTTGGATGCTTCAAACCCGTCCATCGGTTCGTTGAGAGGTGTCGGCAGAGGCAGAGATCTTGTctggaggagcaggagtGATAACCCCGTCAACAAGTGGTATTACGAGAGGTCAAGTGGTTTCGTGAAAACAAGGGATGAGAAGTGGAAGGTATTTTGGTGCGATGCTGAGCAGAGGCTGGGAGAGATTTGGCGAGAGAGGGAGTTTGGCGGAGGGCGATTGGTCAGAGttgtggagaaggaagaaaggggaagggtgaagtggtgggaagaggttATCGGAGCGATTCCTTCAGCTTGGTCGGTGTAA